One window from the genome of Carnobacteriaceae bacterium zg-84 encodes:
- a CDS encoding threonine synthase: MSIIYQSTRDAKNQVSASQAILKGIAEDGGLYVPQTFPTLPVSLEALADMSYQEIAFLVLRAFLSDFSDDELRACVNSAYSTTKFDIDDIVSIQSFGNKHYLELFHGETIAFKDMALSILPYLMSTAAKKNDSHKDILILTATSGDTGKAAMAGFADVPHTKIIVFYPKGGVSHIQELQMLTQKGDNTHVIGITGNFDDAQSAVKAMFTDTDMIEKVNQAGYQFSSANSINIGRLMPQVAYYVYAYAQLVKNKVIRCGESINVSVPTGNFGNILAAYYAKQIGLPIDTFICASNKNNVLSDFFATGTYNKNRPFYVTNSPSMDILISSNLERLIYHAVEQDTQKTRDLMHALSQQGEYHVDLNDILSAFYGDFATEDNITAQIKRTFDNYKYLIDPHTAVSDFVYDMYAEKTGDNKHVVIASTASPYKFPKSVMSAFRHDNLDDDMALVDALETLSNIPQPQAVLDVKQATIRHHKVVSVEEMAQSVLDCLS, translated from the coding sequence ATGAGTATCATCTATCAGAGTACACGAGATGCAAAAAATCAAGTATCTGCAAGCCAAGCTATCTTAAAAGGAATTGCTGAAGACGGTGGTTTATATGTTCCTCAAACATTTCCAACACTACCTGTTTCTTTAGAAGCACTAGCCGATATGTCTTATCAAGAAATTGCATTTTTAGTCTTACGTGCTTTTTTATCTGATTTTTCAGATGATGAATTAAGAGCGTGTGTCAACAGTGCTTACTCAACAACAAAATTTGATATTGACGACATCGTGTCTATTCAATCATTTGGCAACAAACATTATTTAGAACTATTTCATGGCGAAACTATCGCCTTTAAAGATATGGCATTATCCATTTTGCCATATTTAATGTCCACAGCTGCTAAAAAAAATGACAGCCATAAAGATATTCTTATCTTAACGGCAACATCTGGAGATACGGGTAAAGCAGCAATGGCAGGTTTTGCCGATGTACCTCACACAAAAATTATCGTGTTCTATCCAAAAGGCGGTGTGAGCCATATCCAAGAATTACAAATGTTAACTCAAAAAGGCGATAACACTCATGTTATTGGTATTACAGGTAATTTTGATGATGCACAAAGTGCTGTTAAAGCAATGTTTACTGATACAGATATGATTGAAAAAGTAAATCAAGCTGGTTATCAATTTTCATCTGCCAATTCAATCAATATTGGTCGTTTAATGCCTCAAGTTGCTTATTATGTGTATGCTTATGCCCAATTAGTGAAAAACAAAGTTATTCGTTGTGGCGAATCAATCAATGTATCTGTCCCAACAGGTAATTTTGGTAATATTTTAGCTGCCTACTATGCAAAACAAATAGGTCTACCGATTGATACATTTATTTGTGCCTCTAACAAAAACAATGTATTATCCGACTTTTTTGCAACAGGCACATACAACAAAAACCGTCCGTTCTATGTGACAAATTCTCCGTCTATGGATATTTTGATTTCAAGTAATTTAGAGCGATTGATTTATCATGCTGTAGAACAAGATACACAAAAAACACGTGATTTAATGCATGCTTTAAGCCAACAAGGTGAGTACCATGTTGATTTAAATGATATTTTATCGGCCTTTTATGGTGATTTTGCAACAGAAGACAATATTACCGCACAAATTAAGCGTACATTTGATAACTATAAATATCTGATTGACCCACATACAGCCGTGTCTGATTTTGTATATGATATGTATGCTGAAAAAACAGGAGATAACAAACATGTCGTTATTGCCTCAACAGCAAGCCCATATAAATTCCCTAAAAGTGTCATGAGTGCATTTAGACACGATAATTTAGACGATGATATGGCATTAGTGGATGCATTAGAAACCTTATCAAACATCCCTCAACCACAAGCTGTTTTAGATGTGAAACAAGCAACTATTCGCCATCATAAAGTAGTATCCGTTGAAGAAATGGCGCAAAGTGTACTTGATTGTTTATCATAA
- a CDS encoding ABC-F family ATP-binding cassette domain-containing protein has protein sequence MIILQGQQLSRHFGSDVLFENIHIAIQDQSRIGLVGRNGTGKSTLLKILASIEQSDSGQISMVKQLKIGYLDQHSAVNTENTIWEEMLHVFDDVIALQDRLNRIALSLSDEAILNDEKAYQETLSQYDTLQHELDNRGGYQYEATIKSVLNGFKFYEKDYHQSIGNLSGGQKTRLALAKLLLEKPDLLILDEPTNHLDIDTLSWLETYLINYQGALLIVSHDRYFLDKVVKEIYEISQKQIHHYKGNYSYYLEERDKRLAQEWKQYEKQQEEIEKLEDFIAKNIVRASTTKRAQSRRKQLEKMVRLEKPKGDEKSARLTFVTEKESGNAVLQAEQLGIGYEDTLLAYPIDLDIRKQQAIAVVGPNGIGKTTLLKTLLGTLPTIKGHYKVGANVSIGYYDQEQRHLTPTKDVLSELWDDYPLMNEKDVRSVLGSFLFSGDDVKKLVASLSGGEKARLLLAKLALQKDNFLILDEPTNHLDLDSKEVLENALIDFDGTLLFISHDRYFINRVATSVLELSKNGSTLYIGDYDYYIEKKSQEKQEILIEQEKNVSIQQSDYTLSKEKQKQKRQLERQLETLEQQMHDCQERIGNIEESLASPDVFTNHEESYRLNTQLEEERQKYDTYLNEWETVALTLEDLPI, from the coding sequence ATGATTATATTACAAGGGCAGCAACTCTCCCGCCATTTTGGTTCTGATGTCTTATTTGAAAACATTCATATTGCGATTCAAGATCAAAGTCGAATTGGATTAGTTGGGCGAAATGGAACAGGGAAATCGACACTTTTAAAAATATTGGCAAGCATTGAACAAAGTGATAGTGGTCAAATTAGCATGGTCAAACAGTTAAAAATCGGCTACTTAGATCAACATAGTGCTGTAAATACAGAGAACACGATTTGGGAAGAAATGTTACACGTTTTTGATGATGTGATTGCTTTACAAGACCGACTAAATCGTATAGCACTCTCTTTGAGTGATGAGGCAATTTTAAACGATGAAAAAGCGTATCAAGAAACACTTTCTCAATACGATACACTCCAACACGAATTAGACAATCGTGGAGGATACCAATATGAAGCCACAATAAAATCTGTATTAAATGGATTTAAATTTTATGAAAAAGACTATCATCAATCTATCGGAAATTTATCAGGTGGACAAAAAACACGTTTAGCTCTGGCTAAATTACTTTTGGAAAAACCCGATTTACTTATTCTTGATGAACCTACGAACCATTTGGATATTGATACATTGTCGTGGCTTGAAACATATCTTATAAACTATCAAGGTGCCTTATTGATTGTATCTCACGACAGATACTTTTTAGACAAAGTCGTCAAAGAAATTTATGAAATAAGTCAAAAACAAATACATCACTATAAAGGAAATTATTCGTACTATTTAGAGGAACGTGATAAGCGTTTAGCACAAGAATGGAAACAATACGAAAAACAACAAGAAGAAATCGAAAAATTAGAAGATTTTATTGCGAAGAATATTGTACGTGCCTCAACAACGAAACGTGCACAGAGTAGACGAAAACAACTGGAAAAAATGGTCCGTTTGGAAAAACCAAAGGGAGATGAAAAATCAGCACGATTGACATTTGTAACAGAAAAAGAAAGTGGTAATGCTGTCTTACAAGCAGAACAATTAGGTATTGGATATGAAGATACCTTGCTGGCATACCCTATTGACTTAGACATTCGCAAACAACAAGCCATTGCTGTTGTGGGGCCAAATGGTATTGGAAAAACAACGCTATTAAAAACATTACTAGGTACTTTACCAACAATAAAAGGTCATTATAAAGTGGGTGCAAATGTAAGCATCGGCTACTATGACCAAGAACAACGGCACCTAACGCCGACAAAAGATGTTTTATCTGAATTATGGGACGACTATCCCTTAATGAATGAAAAAGATGTCAGAAGTGTTTTAGGGAGTTTTTTATTTAGTGGAGATGATGTAAAAAAACTAGTAGCTTCACTAAGCGGTGGCGAAAAGGCACGTTTGTTATTAGCAAAATTAGCATTACAAAAAGATAATTTCTTAATTTTAGACGAACCAACAAATCATCTTGATTTGGATAGTAAAGAAGTGCTAGAAAATGCATTGATTGATTTTGACGGAACGTTATTATTTATCTCTCACGATAGATATTTTATCAACCGTGTCGCTACATCTGTTTTAGAACTGTCTAAAAACGGCAGTACATTATATATAGGTGATTACGATTATTACATAGAAAAAAAATCTCAAGAAAAACAAGAGATTCTCATAGAACAAGAAAAAAACGTTTCTATTCAACAATCCGATTACACCCTTAGCAAAGAAAAACAAAAGCAAAAGCGTCAGCTGGAAAGACAGCTAGAAACTTTAGAACAGCAGATGCATGACTGCCAAGAACGCATAGGGAACATTGAAGAATCATTGGCTTCGCCTGATGTGTTTACGAATCACGAAGAATCTTATCGTTTAAACACGCAGCTTGAAGAAGAACGTCAGAAATACGACACCTATTTAAACGAATGGGAAACTGTCGCACTAACTTTAGAAGACTTGCCTATTTAA
- a CDS encoding undecaprenyl-diphosphate phosphatase — MSMLEIIKVIIYGIVEGITEWLPISSTGHLILLQQFLPLDVRPDFFELFKVVIQLGAILAVMVIYFHKLNPISPSKTQEEKKQSIDLWIKVAIATLPAVLVFPLDNLVEAHFMNHVTVALMLILYGILFIWIEKNASRKVSISQLETLTYKTALFIGISQILALIPGTSRSGVTILAAVLLGTSRYVATEFSFFLGIPAMFGLSGLKLIKFLLKHSMSLEEFMMLLVAMLVAFVVSMIVIQRLVKYVKKHNFTAFGKYRIVLGFVVLLASFFVK; from the coding sequence ATTAGTATGTTAGAAATTATTAAAGTCATTATTTATGGTATTGTTGAAGGTATTACTGAGTGGTTACCGATTAGTAGTACAGGGCATTTGATTTTATTACAACAATTTTTACCATTAGATGTACGACCAGACTTTTTTGAGTTATTTAAAGTTGTTATACAATTAGGCGCTATCTTAGCAGTTATGGTTATTTATTTCCATAAATTAAATCCTATATCCCCCTCAAAAACACAAGAGGAGAAAAAACAGTCTATTGATTTGTGGATAAAAGTTGCTATTGCGACATTACCGGCTGTGTTGGTATTTCCACTTGATAATCTTGTTGAAGCTCATTTTATGAATCATGTGACCGTTGCACTCATGCTTATTTTATATGGTATTTTATTTATATGGATAGAAAAAAATGCGTCACGCAAAGTGAGCATATCTCAATTAGAAACATTAACGTATAAAACAGCTTTATTTATTGGTATTTCTCAAATTTTAGCCTTGATACCAGGGACTTCTCGCTCAGGTGTGACCATTCTAGCAGCTGTTTTATTAGGTACATCACGTTATGTTGCGACAGAATTTTCATTTTTCTTAGGTATTCCTGCCATGTTTGGTTTAAGTGGATTAAAATTGATAAAATTTTTATTAAAGCATAGTATGTCCCTTGAAGAATTTATGATGCTTTTAGTCGCAATGTTAGTAGCGTTTGTCGTATCAATGATTGTTATTCAACGTTTAGTAAAATATGTGAAAAAACACAATTTCACAGCATTTGGTAAATATCGTATTGTTCTTGGTTTTGTTGTGTTATTAGCTAGTTTTTTTGTGAAATAG
- a CDS encoding AI-2E family transporter → MKRSDETPLIRFLGGKNLIFTLVSLLLLCLCIYLTTKISFIFGPINILMTSIITPFLLAVIFYYMFIPLVDWLETIKVPRAIGACISLILMLAFIVIGCAFAIPIIISQIVSFTQALPGLIENFVATLQQFSTSKEFQSYYNQALIWFNDSLTELVQQLVSTLGTTIQGITSILSTISSVMFTLMTFPIFLFFLLIDGRTFKNHFLSIFPKKKREEINQLTHDINVQVGAYIKGRLLVSFLVGIYYFIGYSVIGLNYAFVLALLSGIMSLIPYLGAIIALVPAIIIACIHSWLMFIEVLIVWGFAQILDGNILGPHIIGKSLKMHPLTIIIVLIGTGSLMGIVGMIIGIPLYAIIRIIFGFFFKKYKERYNKYFGETEDGY, encoded by the coding sequence ATGAAACGTTCAGATGAAACACCCTTGATACGATTTTTAGGGGGGAAAAACTTAATATTTACACTTGTATCCCTCTTATTATTATGTTTATGTATTTATCTTACAACTAAAATTTCATTCATTTTTGGTCCAATCAATATTTTAATGACATCTATCATTACACCTTTTCTACTAGCTGTTATTTTTTATTATATGTTTATTCCATTAGTAGATTGGTTAGAAACAATAAAAGTACCTCGTGCTATTGGGGCATGTATATCTCTTATTTTAATGCTTGCGTTCATCGTGATTGGTTGCGCATTTGCTATCCCAATTATTATTTCGCAAATCGTATCTTTTACCCAAGCGTTACCCGGATTGATTGAAAACTTTGTTGCAACACTTCAACAATTTAGTACATCAAAAGAATTTCAATCTTATTACAATCAAGCATTGATTTGGTTTAACGATAGTTTAACAGAATTAGTACAACAGTTAGTAAGCACATTAGGCACAACCATTCAAGGTATTACATCTATTTTGTCAACAATATCTAGTGTCATGTTCACACTCATGACTTTCCCGATTTTTCTATTTTTCTTATTGATTGATGGTAGAACCTTTAAAAATCATTTTTTAAGTATTTTTCCAAAGAAAAAAAGAGAAGAAATCAATCAGTTAACACATGACATCAATGTACAAGTGGGTGCTTATATTAAAGGACGTCTACTCGTGAGCTTTTTAGTGGGTATTTACTATTTCATCGGCTATTCTGTCATTGGTTTAAATTACGCTTTCGTATTAGCATTACTATCTGGTATCATGAGTTTAATTCCTTATCTTGGTGCTATTATCGCATTAGTGCCCGCTATAATTATCGCTTGTATCCATTCATGGTTAATGTTTATTGAAGTATTGATTGTATGGGGATTTGCTCAAATTTTAGACGGTAATATTTTAGGGCCACATATCATTGGTAAGTCACTTAAAATGCACCCACTAACGATTATCATTGTCTTAATTGGGACAGGTAGTTTAATGGGTATCGTAGGTATGATTATTGGCATTCCGCTTTATGCGATTATCCGTATTATTTTTGGATTTTTCTTTAAAAAATATAAAGAACGTTACAATAAATACTTTGGTGAAACTGAAGACGGCTATTAA
- a CDS encoding chorismate mutase, whose protein sequence is MLEKQRKEIDAIDKELVALFEKRMAVALEVATIKKEHQLPVFDAKREQMVFEKVISYLENDTLKPLLKEVYSTLMKVSKDYQNIHLSE, encoded by the coding sequence ATGTTAGAAAAACAAAGGAAAGAGATTGATGCGATTGATAAAGAGCTAGTCGCATTATTTGAAAAACGAATGGCAGTCGCCTTAGAAGTAGCAACAATAAAAAAGGAGCATCAACTACCCGTATTTGATGCCAAAAGAGAACAAATGGTTTTTGAAAAAGTAATCTCTTATCTTGAAAATGATACATTAAAACCTTTATTAAAAGAAGTGTATAGCACATTGATGAAAGTTTCTAAAGATTATCAGAACATTCATTTATCTGAGTAA
- a CDS encoding SLC13 family permease translates to MTRTKKSITFFSLCLILLGYINTHYHWQLFGIQPASFMALSVFVASLCLWLFVSIDWSSLLCIVSLSLVPTISLNQILEKSFGNSTFIFLLFTFISTYAINQTVFLKRVIAKILMSRFARSHPTRFIFAFLTSVLVLSSIISPTVMFMFVFPIYEEICLQFGLEKQDKAASYLLIAVFSTIAIGCAMTPINHVFAITAMGLFTSATHISITNSQYMSMAIPTGLLLYGILLLSVHHLCKQSFSTKTIHTLDTLKHLPNQTKRETWIVILFFMMISLWILPEFFGVSKYISIVLPPMLATIAMCMIHIEGKPLLNLSDALTKGVHWQSLFLVGATLVLGSVLSDAKVGVIDLLNTYMTPFVLSLSPMFMILFFIAWAGIQTNFTSNLVTVSVVTTLAITIWQSAQLPINMGVLACFIGFMSSLAFATAPAMPYVAISIGSGWTTSKDTFLFGTWLLFWSIVLAVLIGYPLGAWILS, encoded by the coding sequence ATGACACGCACAAAAAAAAGCATTACTTTTTTTAGTTTATGCCTTATTTTATTAGGTTATATAAACACACACTATCACTGGCAATTATTTGGCATTCAACCTGCGAGTTTTATGGCACTGTCTGTTTTTGTGGCAAGTTTATGTTTGTGGTTATTTGTCAGTATCGACTGGTCTAGTTTACTTTGTATTGTGTCGTTAAGTTTGGTCCCTACCATTAGCTTAAATCAGATTTTGGAAAAATCATTCGGAAATAGTACCTTTATCTTTTTACTATTTACATTTATATCTACTTACGCAATCAATCAAACGGTATTTTTAAAACGCGTGATTGCCAAAATATTGATGAGCCGCTTCGCAAGAAGTCATCCTACACGTTTTATATTTGCCTTTTTAACAAGTGTTTTAGTATTGAGTAGTATTATTTCACCAACGGTTATGTTCATGTTTGTCTTTCCGATTTATGAAGAAATTTGTTTACAATTCGGATTAGAAAAACAAGATAAAGCAGCATCTTATTTATTGATTGCTGTATTTTCAACCATTGCTATTGGATGTGCAATGACACCTATCAATCACGTTTTTGCCATTACGGCAATGGGTTTATTCACAAGTGCTACTCATATTTCTATTACAAACAGTCAATATATGAGCATGGCTATCCCAACAGGACTTTTACTATATGGCATCTTATTATTAAGTGTACATCATTTATGTAAACAATCCTTTTCAACAAAAACCATTCATACATTAGATACTTTAAAGCATTTACCAAATCAGACAAAGCGTGAAACATGGATTGTCATATTATTCTTCATGATGATTAGCCTATGGATTTTACCGGAATTTTTTGGGGTATCGAAATATATCAGTATCGTACTGCCACCAATGCTTGCAACGATTGCGATGTGTATGATACATATCGAAGGAAAACCTTTATTAAATTTATCGGATGCTTTAACTAAAGGTGTACACTGGCAAAGTTTGTTTTTAGTTGGTGCCACATTAGTATTGGGTTCGGTATTATCTGATGCTAAAGTTGGTGTTATTGACTTACTGAACACCTATATGACACCATTTGTATTAAGTTTATCACCTATGTTCATGATTTTATTCTTTATCGCATGGGCAGGTATTCAGACAAATTTCACGTCTAATTTAGTGACCGTATCAGTAGTCACCACTTTAGCTATAACCATTTGGCAATCTGCACAATTACCTATCAATATGGGCGTTTTAGCCTGTTTCATCGGATTCATGTCCTCTCTAGCATTCGCAACAGCTCCTGCAATGCCCTATGTTGCAATTTCCATTGGATCTGGATGGACAACAAGTAAAGATACTTTTTTATTTGGTACGTGGTTATTATTTTGGAGCATTGTACTTGCTGTGTTAATAGGCTACCCACTAGGAGCATGGATATTATCATAA
- a CDS encoding U32 family peptidase, producing MTKILKKPEVLAPAGTLEKLKTAVLYGADACFIGGEAYGLRSRAGNFGYDEIAEGVAFAHEHGAKVYVAANMVTHEGDEEGAGEFFKTIRDIGVDAVIVSDVALMDICVMNAPGLPIHLSTQASAANYENLNFWKDEGLERVVLAREVSMEEIFEMQEKVDVEIEAFIHGAMCISYSGRCVLSNHMAQRDANRGGCCQSCRWKYGLYDIDTTGQTHHIGNGHDGVDEPFSMSAVDMSMIYHIPDLVNAGVDSLKIEGRMKSIHYVSTVCNVYRAAVDSYCEDPDHYEVKQEWVDELWKTAQRELATGFYYHVPTENEQLFGERRQIPAYSFIGQVLAYDEDTQIATIQQRNNFKVGDKIEFYGPGMRHFEQELTQLWNEYDEDITVAPNAMMICKIKTNRPVKPMDMIRKQK from the coding sequence ATGACAAAAATATTAAAAAAACCAGAAGTACTAGCACCTGCCGGTACACTGGAAAAACTAAAAACAGCTGTTTTATACGGAGCAGATGCTTGCTTCATTGGTGGAGAAGCTTACGGTTTACGTAGTCGTGCAGGAAACTTTGGTTATGATGAAATCGCAGAAGGTGTTGCTTTTGCACATGAACATGGTGCAAAAGTATATGTCGCTGCCAATATGGTTACTCATGAAGGCGACGAAGAAGGTGCAGGAGAATTTTTCAAAACGATTCGAGATATTGGTGTTGATGCTGTAATTGTATCCGACGTAGCATTGATGGATATTTGTGTGATGAATGCTCCTGGTTTACCTATTCACTTATCTACTCAAGCCTCTGCTGCGAATTATGAAAATTTAAATTTTTGGAAAGACGAAGGTTTAGAGCGTGTCGTTTTAGCACGTGAAGTGTCTATGGAAGAAATTTTTGAAATGCAAGAAAAAGTAGATGTAGAAATTGAAGCCTTTATCCACGGCGCAATGTGTATTTCCTATTCAGGTCGTTGCGTACTATCTAATCACATGGCACAACGTGACGCTAACCGTGGTGGTTGTTGTCAATCATGTCGTTGGAAATACGGTTTATACGACATTGACACAACAGGACAGACACATCATATTGGAAATGGGCATGACGGTGTTGACGAACCTTTTTCAATGAGTGCTGTGGATATGTCTATGATTTATCATATTCCAGACTTAGTAAATGCAGGCGTAGACAGTTTGAAAATTGAAGGACGTATGAAATCTATTCATTATGTATCTACTGTATGTAATGTTTACAGAGCTGCTGTAGATAGTTATTGTGAAGACCCTGATCATTACGAAGTGAAACAAGAATGGGTAGATGAACTATGGAAAACAGCCCAACGTGAATTGGCAACAGGCTTTTATTATCATGTACCGACTGAAAATGAACAGTTATTCGGGGAACGTCGTCAAATTCCTGCATATAGTTTTATCGGGCAAGTATTAGCGTATGACGAGGATACACAAATCGCAACGATTCAACAACGTAATAACTTTAAAGTAGGCGATAAAATCGAGTTCTACGGCCCAGGCATGCGTCACTTTGAACAAGAATTAACACAATTATGGAATGAATACGACGAAGACATTACTGTTGCACCAAACGCTATGATGATTTGCAAAATCAAAACAAACCGTCCTGTCAAACCTATGGATATGATTCGTAAGCAAAAATAG
- a CDS encoding U32 family peptidase — MIEIIATVESIEQARQLLEVGVDCLYFGEDTFGLRLPHSFSREEQKTLTELAHQYGKKVSIALNAIFHNSGIAKVPEYLTFLKRIGVDTITSGDPGVVQIMKQDELFIPYRYDAQVVVTSSKQINFWANRRAVGAVVAREVPKESLEILARDVIVPIEYLVYGATCIHQSKRPLLQNYFNFIKRTESVGRNRGFFLSEPDKPDTHYSVYEDDNGTHIFANNDILLAQYLQELADMNVTQWKLEGIFSPGDNFVDIAKLFVQARNDIVAKNWSHEKALHLEESVRALHPKTRGLDTGFYLFDPNIVK, encoded by the coding sequence ATGATTGAAATTATCGCAACTGTTGAATCTATCGAACAGGCTCGCCAATTATTAGAAGTCGGAGTAGACTGCCTATATTTTGGTGAGGATACATTTGGATTACGTTTGCCTCACTCTTTTTCAAGAGAGGAGCAAAAAACATTAACTGAATTAGCACACCAATATGGTAAAAAAGTATCTATTGCCTTAAACGCTATTTTCCATAATAGTGGCATTGCAAAAGTACCTGAATATCTTACGTTTTTAAAACGTATTGGTGTGGATACTATCACATCAGGAGATCCCGGTGTCGTACAAATTATGAAACAAGATGAGTTATTTATTCCATATCGTTATGATGCTCAAGTCGTTGTAACAAGTAGCAAACAAATTAACTTTTGGGCAAACCGACGAGCTGTTGGTGCAGTCGTTGCCCGTGAAGTACCTAAAGAATCTCTTGAAATTTTAGCACGTGACGTCATTGTTCCCATCGAATATTTGGTATATGGTGCCACTTGTATTCATCAATCAAAACGTCCACTTCTACAAAATTATTTTAATTTTATTAAACGAACAGAATCTGTCGGTCGAAATCGGGGTTTCTTTTTATCTGAGCCAGATAAACCAGATACACACTACTCTGTTTATGAAGATGATAATGGTACACATATTTTTGCCAATAACGATATTTTGCTGGCACAATATTTACAAGAACTAGCTGATATGAACGTTACACAGTGGAAATTAGAGGGGATTTTCTCACCTGGGGACAATTTTGTAGACATTGCGAAACTATTTGTTCAAGCCAGAAATGACATCGTGGCTAAAAATTGGTCACATGAAAAAGCATTACACTTAGAAGAAAGTGTAAGAGCATTACATCCTAAAACACGTGGTTTAGATACTGGATTTTATTTATTTGATCCAAACATTGTGAAATAA
- a CDS encoding C39 family peptidase has protein sequence MKKYLFMGVYLLLAGCSLNVQVKREMVVTTDSKIVTTQQTTSQPSSQQMTTQPKSQQQETKKETTQQSLGNQKVVLSVKPQIQQVWNYCAPTTVSMMLSSRNVDVDQYTLAKEMGTYEPFGTHNRDAIRILNKHLFGYEVPTGNQAGYRLETVTNPSPQSEQMRLFKERVKKNIQDGYPMYYTMDVSKVYTGSKGEHNVIGIGYKTTPDGKDIDVLYYLDPSPNQQDKVYGGLKTITPAELFESMMTCEEPNYAW, from the coding sequence ATGAAAAAATATTTATTTATGGGTGTATACCTTCTGCTAGCTGGGTGTTCTTTAAATGTACAAGTAAAACGAGAAATGGTCGTGACAACGGACTCAAAAATAGTGACTACACAACAGACAACATCTCAGCCGAGTTCACAACAAATGACAACACAACCAAAAAGTCAACAACAAGAAACTAAAAAAGAAACCACACAACAAAGTCTAGGAAATCAAAAAGTAGTGTTAAGTGTTAAACCACAAATTCAACAAGTATGGAATTATTGTGCACCAACAACCGTGAGCATGATGCTGTCTTCTCGAAATGTTGACGTTGACCAATATACGCTCGCAAAAGAAATGGGAACATACGAACCATTCGGCACGCATAACCGTGATGCTATTCGTATTTTAAACAAACATCTTTTTGGATACGAAGTACCTACGGGGAATCAGGCGGGGTATCGTTTAGAAACAGTGACAAATCCTTCCCCGCAATCAGAACAAATGCGACTATTTAAAGAACGAGTGAAGAAAAATATTCAAGACGGTTATCCGATGTACTATACAATGGATGTATCTAAAGTGTATACAGGCTCTAAAGGTGAACACAATGTCATTGGTATCGGGTATAAAACAACACCCGACGGGAAAGACATTGATGTCTTGTATTATTTAGACCCATCTCCAAACCAACAAGACAAAGTTTATGGCGGATTAAAAACGATTACACCAGCCGAATTATTTGAATCTATGATGACATGTGAAGAACCAAATTATGCTTGGTAA